One Synechococcus sp. JA-2-3B'a(2-13) genomic window carries:
- a CDS encoding TonB-dependent hemoglobin/transferrin/lactoferrin family receptor: MNGRWWRVVSLGLSLGVGWGSLSQAQPNARIPDSTTPPLLAQATPAPTTLPEQIRELKAQIEAARQRGDQAEVERLQAELRALQQEGTPIFNLQQVTVTGTRTERTLADSPASITVIDRERLRRELVQNIQDLVRYEPGVSVRRSVRYGLQDFNIRGLDANRVLIQVDGIRQPERFSFGPFTIGRDTFELEALKTVEIIRGPASTLYGSDALGGVVTYTTLDPADLLGERDSHVGLSSQYDSKNQGYVNTLSLAGRQDNLEALLIYTRRDAREPDIQADPSFKDRQTVEGDNVLAKLVYRFSPFDSLTLTAEYFHNRTTTTFSPRNLDPGIRFFRETIETERSRLSLEYRYANPDTPAFELATVQIYYQPARTQEPSVEERTLTVQGRPVPVRRDTFNELVSNILGASVQAQSRFQTGDLSHRLVYGMEISTTRNERPRNRFQTNLLTGAVTQNIPPDTFPTKDFPDSDTVRFGLYLQDEIDFGGGNFTLIPGIRYDTYRLTPSPDEAFLKSGAEAASLFADAISPKVGLVWRINPNLTFTAQYNTGFRAPQYNEINSGFTNLVSPFFRYRTLSNPNLRPETSQGFEVGLRGIYPQASFSLAAYYNTYNDFIEAFREVGSEPSPPGPPGSPPPPPVTLFQSQNVSRARIYGVEATGQYFFSPDLTGWSLNGSFAWAVGDNLTENKPLLSIEPLTAVLGLHYDDPSQIWGARLVATLVADPRDPQREVVQPNPNAPPQIPFVPKGYTVVDLLGYYNLDDNWQLNFGVFNLFDEKYFLYSETRSLFVGPEVERRAQPGRHAALSFSTRF; the protein is encoded by the coding sequence ATGAACGGTCGTTGGTGGCGGGTGGTGAGTTTGGGGTTGAGTTTGGGAGTGGGCTGGGGATCCCTGTCCCAGGCTCAGCCCAATGCCCGGATCCCTGATTCGACAACTCCGCCGCTGTTGGCCCAGGCCACCCCTGCACCGACCACCCTGCCAGAGCAGATTAGGGAGCTGAAGGCGCAAATCGAAGCTGCCCGCCAGCGGGGGGATCAGGCAGAGGTGGAGCGGCTACAGGCCGAGCTTCGGGCTCTCCAGCAGGAAGGCACGCCGATCTTTAACCTGCAACAGGTCACCGTAACCGGTACTCGCACCGAGCGCACCTTGGCCGACTCGCCCGCCAGCATTACCGTCATCGACCGGGAGCGGTTGCGGCGGGAGCTGGTTCAAAACATTCAGGATCTGGTGCGCTACGAGCCGGGGGTGAGCGTGCGGCGCAGCGTTCGCTACGGCCTGCAGGACTTCAACATCCGCGGCCTCGACGCCAACCGGGTGTTGATCCAGGTGGATGGGATCCGCCAGCCGGAGCGATTTTCCTTCGGCCCCTTCACCATTGGCCGGGATACCTTTGAGCTGGAGGCCTTGAAAACTGTAGAAATTATCCGCGGCCCCGCCTCCACCCTCTACGGCAGCGACGCGCTGGGGGGTGTGGTGACCTATACCACCCTGGATCCAGCCGATCTGCTGGGGGAACGGGACAGCCATGTGGGCCTGTCCAGCCAGTACGACAGCAAAAACCAAGGGTACGTCAACACCCTCAGCTTGGCGGGTCGGCAGGATAACTTAGAGGCCCTGCTCATCTACACTCGCCGCGACGCCAGAGAGCCGGATATCCAGGCGGATCCCAGTTTCAAGGATCGGCAGACGGTGGAGGGAGACAATGTTCTGGCCAAGCTGGTCTATCGCTTCAGTCCCTTTGACAGCCTCACCCTGACGGCGGAATACTTCCACAACCGCACCACCACCACCTTTTCGCCCCGCAACCTGGATCCCGGCATCCGCTTTTTCAGGGAGACCATTGAGACCGAGCGCAGCCGCCTCAGCTTGGAATATCGCTACGCCAACCCCGATACCCCCGCTTTTGAGCTGGCCACCGTCCAGATCTACTACCAGCCGGCCCGCACCCAGGAGCCCAGCGTGGAAGAACGCACCCTCACGGTACAAGGTCGGCCCGTGCCTGTGCGTCGGGATACCTTCAACGAGCTGGTCAGCAACATTCTGGGAGCCAGCGTACAGGCCCAGAGCCGCTTCCAAACCGGGGATCTCTCCCACCGCTTGGTGTATGGAATGGAGATCTCCACCACCCGCAACGAACGTCCCCGCAACCGCTTCCAAACCAACCTGCTGACCGGGGCAGTCACCCAAAACATCCCCCCGGACACTTTTCCCACCAAAGATTTTCCCGACTCCGATACCGTGCGCTTTGGGCTGTATTTGCAAGATGAGATCGACTTTGGGGGCGGCAACTTTACCCTCATCCCCGGCATCCGCTACGACACCTACCGCCTCACCCCCAGCCCTGACGAAGCCTTCTTGAAAAGTGGGGCAGAAGCCGCCAGCCTGTTTGCCGATGCCATTTCTCCCAAGGTGGGCCTGGTGTGGAGGATTAATCCCAACCTCACCTTTACGGCCCAGTACAACACCGGTTTTCGGGCCCCTCAGTACAACGAAATCAACAGCGGCTTCACCAACCTGGTCAGCCCCTTCTTCCGCTACCGCACCCTTTCCAATCCCAACTTGCGACCGGAAACTAGCCAAGGCTTTGAAGTGGGGTTGCGGGGGATCTACCCCCAGGCCAGCTTTAGCTTGGCCGCCTACTACAACACCTACAACGACTTTATCGAGGCTTTCCGGGAGGTGGGATCCGAGCCTTCACCCCCCGGCCCGCCAGGGAGCCCGCCACCTCCACCGGTGACTCTCTTTCAGAGCCAGAACGTCAGTCGGGCCCGCATCTATGGTGTAGAAGCCACCGGGCAGTACTTCTTCAGCCCCGATTTGACCGGCTGGAGCCTCAATGGCAGCTTTGCCTGGGCGGTGGGGGATAACCTCACCGAAAACAAACCCCTCCTTTCCATTGAGCCACTGACGGCAGTACTGGGACTGCACTACGACGATCCCAGCCAGATCTGGGGAGCCAGGTTGGTGGCCACGCTGGTGGCGGATCCCCGCGACCCGCAACGGGAGGTAGTGCAACCGAACCCCAACGCTCCACCTCAAATTCCGTTTGTGCCCAAGGGCTACACCGTGGTGGATCTGCTGGGCTACTACAACCTGGACGACAACTGGCAATTGAATTTCGGGGTGTTCAATCTCTTTGATGAAAAGTATTTTCTCTACTCCGAAACCCGCTCTCTCTTTGTCGGCCCTGAAGTGGAACGGCGGGCCCAGCCGGGACGGCATGCTGCGCTCAGTTTTTCCACCCGGTTTTAG
- a CDS encoding ABC transporter ATP-binding protein encodes MREPILQVEDLSGGYGSRTVVRQVSFSVQQGEWLSIVGPNGSGKSTVLRLLSRVLIPQAGRVYLGGRDLHAQLTPKQVARQLALLPQQQRLPAGLTVRQLVSLGRSPHQPWWAWQLTPADRQRVEWALEQAGLGSLALRRVETLSGGERQRAFLALALVQEPQVLLLDEPTTFLDLRHQLELLELLQRLKQEQGLTVVTVLHDLNLAIRYSEQIALLGSGQMQALGSPLAVLTPSRVRQVFGLEVEWISTPVGPQLCPLRSTAPAAARLLSLPVSGC; translated from the coding sequence ATGAGAGAGCCCATCCTGCAGGTCGAGGACTTGAGCGGGGGCTACGGATCCCGGACGGTGGTGCGACAGGTGAGCTTCAGCGTGCAACAGGGGGAATGGCTGAGCATTGTCGGCCCCAATGGTTCCGGCAAATCGACGGTGCTGCGACTGTTGAGTCGGGTTCTGATTCCCCAAGCTGGGCGCGTGTACTTGGGCGGTCGGGATCTGCACGCTCAACTCACTCCAAAGCAGGTGGCCCGGCAGTTGGCTCTTTTGCCCCAGCAGCAGCGGCTCCCGGCAGGGCTAACGGTGCGGCAATTGGTGAGTCTGGGGCGTTCTCCCCACCAGCCCTGGTGGGCGTGGCAGTTGACGCCGGCGGATCGGCAGCGGGTGGAGTGGGCTCTGGAGCAAGCAGGACTGGGATCCCTGGCGCTGCGGCGGGTGGAAACCCTCTCGGGGGGAGAGCGGCAACGGGCTTTTCTGGCGCTGGCTTTGGTGCAGGAGCCGCAGGTGTTGCTGTTGGATGAGCCCACCACCTTTTTGGATCTGCGCCACCAACTGGAGCTGCTGGAGCTGTTGCAACGGCTGAAGCAGGAGCAGGGCCTGACGGTAGTTACGGTGCTGCACGACCTGAATTTGGCCATTCGCTACAGCGAGCAGATTGCCTTGCTGGGATCCGGCCAGATGCAGGCCCTGGGGTCTCCCTTGGCGGTGTTGACCCCCAGCCGGGTGCGACAGGTGTTTGGCCTGGAGGTGGAGTGGATCTCGACTCCGGTAGGGCCACAGCTTTGCCCCCTGCGCAGCACAGCTCCAGCGGCAGCAAGGCTCCTCTCCCTGCCGGTGTCAGGGTGCTGA
- a CDS encoding FecCD family ABC transporter permease, producing the protein MLVDRECPYTEVEGGRGWGQRKRLLSPIGLTCLLLSFIFLVLLVSIALGSVPMTFPELWQALWGQGDPIRQTIVWQLRLPRALLAQLLGAALGMAGALLQGMLGNGLADPYLLGISAGAGLAAVGLLTLGEWTAWVPLAAWVGGVLTTVLVYGLARTPSGLAVERLILAGVAVSALFGAISSTLLLMADDRVQVALTWLIGSLSGRGWPEVQVAGAYILVGLGLGWGQARALNLLSLGEEMAVSLGIPLARTRVVIGLVAAWLAATAVSVGGLIGFVGLVVPHMVRQGVGSDYRWLLPLSALAGATLLSGADILSRLGPIELPVGIVTAVMGAPFFGWLLRQQGAGR; encoded by the coding sequence GTGCTGGTCGATCGCGAGTGTCCGTATACAGAGGTTGAGGGGGGCAGAGGCTGGGGGCAAAGAAAGCGGCTGCTCTCGCCAATCGGTTTGACCTGTTTGCTATTGAGTTTCATTTTCCTAGTACTTTTGGTCTCGATTGCTTTGGGATCCGTTCCCATGACTTTCCCAGAACTCTGGCAAGCCCTGTGGGGGCAGGGGGATCCCATTCGGCAGACGATTGTTTGGCAGTTGCGGCTGCCGCGGGCGCTCTTGGCCCAGTTGCTGGGGGCGGCTCTGGGGATGGCAGGGGCCCTGTTGCAGGGGATGCTGGGCAATGGGCTGGCGGATCCCTACCTGCTGGGCATTTCGGCGGGGGCGGGCCTGGCGGCGGTGGGGTTGCTCACCTTGGGAGAGTGGACGGCTTGGGTGCCCCTGGCCGCTTGGGTGGGCGGGGTGCTGACTACCGTGTTGGTGTACGGGTTGGCGCGTACTCCCTCGGGACTGGCGGTGGAGCGGCTGATCTTGGCGGGGGTGGCCGTCAGCGCCCTGTTTGGGGCCATTAGCTCCACCTTGTTGTTGATGGCAGATGACCGGGTGCAGGTGGCTCTCACCTGGTTGATCGGCAGCTTGAGCGGGCGGGGCTGGCCAGAGGTGCAGGTGGCCGGGGCGTATATCCTGGTCGGCTTGGGATTGGGATGGGGGCAGGCGCGGGCTTTAAACCTGCTGAGCTTGGGGGAAGAGATGGCGGTGAGCTTGGGGATCCCTCTGGCGCGGACGCGGGTGGTGATTGGTCTGGTGGCGGCTTGGCTGGCGGCAACCGCCGTCAGTGTGGGGGGGTTGATCGGCTTTGTCGGTTTGGTGGTGCCCCACATGGTGCGGCAGGGGGTGGGATCCGATTACCGCTGGCTGTTGCCCCTTTCTGCCTTGGCAGGGGCGACCCTGCTGAGCGGTGCCGACATCCTGAGCCGTTTGGGCCCGATAGAGCTGCCGGTGGGGATTGTCACCGCTGTGATGGGGGCTCCCTTTTTCGGCTGGCTGCTGCGGCAGCAGGGGGCAGGGCGATGA